One window from the genome of Rhinoderma darwinii isolate aRhiDar2 chromosome 12 unlocalized genomic scaffold, aRhiDar2.hap1 SUPER_12_unloc_3, whole genome shotgun sequence encodes:
- the LOC142698155 gene encoding protein kinase C delta type-like: MICGLQFLHGHNIVHRDLKPENIMLDADGHVRIIDLGLAQDGVTASNKIRGVTGTLHYMAPEVLLRKKYGTAVDWWSLGIVVSRMAAGRSPFYNGPVRQMAIKAITTAKPKFPTWLNPDVKHLTKRLVRKNSKRRLGVCGNIREHPFFSTIGWEELQERRAQPPFTPFVPVLENQHLKWPENNKALHPLAGFSFMSPSWNQ; this comes from the exons atgatatgtggcctccagttcctccatggacacaacatcgtccaccg agatctaaagccggagaatataatgttggatgcagatggccacgtccgtatcatcgacctgggattggcccaagatggcgtcaccgcctccaataagatccgtggagtgacgggaacgttgcattacatggcccccgaggtgcttcttagaaaaaaatacggcaccgcagttgactggtggagcctggggattgtggtgtccaggatggcagcaggacgctccccattttacaacggccccgtcaggcaaatggctatcaaagccatcaccaccgcgaagcctaaatttccaacttggcttaatcctgacgtgaaacatctgaccaagagactggtccgtaaaaattctaagaggcgcctcggtgtgtgcgggaacatcagagagcatccattcttctccaccatcggctgggaggaactgcaggagaggagggcacaGCCACCATTTACACCATTTGTGCCCGTTCTGGAGAACCAACATCTGAAGTGGCCAGAGAATAACAAAGCCCTTCACCCCTTGGCCGGGTTCAGCTTCATGTCACCAAGCTGGAACCAATAA